In Dromaius novaehollandiae isolate bDroNov1 chromosome 13, bDroNov1.hap1, whole genome shotgun sequence, the genomic window GAGTCCGAATGCATCCCTGGCACCTTGGCAGTGAGCTGGGGACACGCGTGCCAGGCTGTGAGCTGTCACTGGGCCGAGGGACGTGGTGGTGGCCCATGCTGATACCCGCGGGAGCAGTGTGGGGGGGTCCGGCTGCCCACGTGCCCCTCACCAGGGTGACCTGGGTCCTGggggcccccacagtcatggcaAGTGCCTCCACCACCATCTCCTCCAGCCAGGCGCTccccggccagggcagcacccaAGGGTGACGGCAGGGCTGGGCGTCCCTGGGACAGCGCAGGCCTTTGTCCTCCTCTAGTGGCTGGTTGCGATCAGAGCTCGGAAATCGCCCAATGCATCTCTGCAGCGCGGTGCCGGCAGGTCCTGTGCCAAAGGCGCTGGGTCTGGGTGCTGTGCTGGCCCAGCCCGACTCGGGGATGGGGTGGGAACTGCTGTGCCTGCGGCTCTCCTCCTGTCTCAGCcaagcttcctcctcctccccaggcaCAGGACAGAGAGCAAAGAAGCACCCCATGGCACGCCATGCGCTTCCCCGCAGAGCTGATGAAGGGCGTCCGAGCAAGAGAGGTTGAGCAGAAACTCGTCTGCATTTACATCCACAGCCCTTGCATCTTCCAGGTGAGCCGTCCGCTGCGGCTTCACGCCCGTGGGCCAGGGTGATGGGGAGGAGTGAGGGCAGCCCCAGAGGTGTCCTTCGTGGCTCCTCTCCAGTGTCCTGAGAGCAGCTGAATCCCGCAACCCACCACGAACTTCGTCCCCCCCGGGAACCGATGGGTGCCCCGACTCTTTGCAGGATGCACGCAACAGCTCTGTGCTGAACAACAACATCTTGGGAGCCTTCCTCCGAAACAGCCGCGTCACCAACCTCAGCCGGCCCGTGGAGATCCAGTTCCATCACAACAAAGTGCTGGTGAGTGAGCGAGCAAccggccggccccgctgcctgGGGCGGCCGACGCATGGGATGCTCCGGGAGGGCCTGGAGCTGGAAGGAAAGGGACAGACCTGACCGAGGGGTCTCAATATCAAATATTGCTTGTTCTGTGGAGTTCCAGGCAGGCATGATACCTGCTAAGTGTGAGGGATGTGTGAGGAAGTGTGGGGGTGACCCCAAGCACCAGGATTTTCCTTTGAGTTCAGGCAAAATAAGATTTTCCCTGCTTTGCGATAGGACCAGGACGTTGCTTTGCCACCGAGGGGTTCCTTGGGGAGCACAGACCCTGCCCCATCTCTaacctcctccttccccatcactgacctcctccttgcccttcccACCAGGACACCTCCAATGCAACCTGTGTCTTCTGGCTGGCTGATGCTGGTGAGTGTGTTGGTGGTTGGGGCAGCAGAGCAAGGCCACCTTGGTGCCACCgtccccagcagcactgccaaaCTGCCCCGGGGCAGCTCTCACTGAGAGCAAGAGAGCGaaggtggagcagggctggcgcGGGGGTGCTGAGCCCTCGCCCAAGCACCTATCCCTTCACCCCTGTCAGCTCCGTGGGGTGTCCTCAGGACCCCCCGGCTGCCTCCCCAGTGGTGTTTCTCTCTCTGGTAGGTGGCAGGGACTGGGGAAGCTGGAGCTCAGAGGGCTGCGAGACCAGGCACAGCCCGGGCACCGTCCTGTGCCAGTGCAACCACCTCACCTACTTCGCCGTGCTGCTGGTAGGATGGACGCCAATGGGTCTTCTGGGCATTTTTGCCTAACTAGTCCCTTGTAAAGGCTGGTTCTTCACTATGGCCCAATCCCTCTTCAGGCTCTTTCACCCTAAAGAGCTTCATTTTTTGCTGAGAGGTGCCTTGCTGGGGGAGCGGAGCATCTCTGGGCTGTTGGTGATGGGATGCAATGCCATTATTGCTATGGGGTTCATGTGTCCATGCCAGGGCCACATGCCGCTGCCTCCTAAGCCTgaccctcctttctcctccttggccAGATCACGTCGGGCAACATCAGCCAGGCCGAGCTGGTGTCTCTCACCTACATCAGCATCGTGGGCTGCTCCATCTCGGCCGCTGCCTCGCTTTTCACCATCCTCCTCTACTGCATCTTCAGGTAACCGTGGCTGCAGCCACCTCGGCCCCGGGCACGGCGGCATCAGTGCCggctcccctttcccagccagaGGGGGCCAGGTGGAGACCTCCCACCACTCCAGCGTCACCCCTTTTCTTGTTCCTATCTTTTAGGAGGAGAAAGAGTGACGACACAACCAAAATCCACATGAACCTCCTGGGCGCGCTCTTCCTCCTGAACAGCGGTTTCCTGCTCAGCGAGCCGCTGGCCTTGGCCTCGGTGGGGCTGTGCCGGGCTGCAGCCGCCTTCCTGCATGGGTGCCTCCTCTGCACCTTTGCCTGGATGGCTGCTGAGGCCTTCCACCTCTACCTCCTCCTCATCAAGGTCTACAACGTCTATGTCCGGCGGTACCTCCTCAAGCTCTGCCTCTTTGGTTGGGGTGAGTGCGGCCTCTCCGGTTGCTGTTGCTGTCACGACAGTCTTCGTTAGCACTGATGGGTGGAGGTGGGCAACTGGGGCCGGCGGTAGGCCCATCAGGAAGGAGGTCAGTGGAGGGGACGAGCACGGGTGCTGTCGCCTGGGCTGAGGGCACACTCACGCTGGAGATGCTTGCCGTGGCGCTCGGCACTCTGCAACGCCCGTGTGCTGGGACCCCGGCGTTGTGCTGCAGCAATCGCCGTCCGCAGGCCCTCTGGGCTCCCCTGCCCCTTCTCCGATGAGCATGGCTGGGATTTCTTGCCCTGCCTTCTCCCCTGACCGTGTTCTGTCTCCTGACCCACAGGTCTGCCAGCATTGGTAGTAATTAGTATTTTGCTCTTCAAGAAAGACGCCTATGGATACCATGACATCGAAACTGGTGATGGCTACAAAAATGCTACAATGTGAGTGCTGGAGGCACACAGCAACCCCAGATGCCATCGTGGCTCTGCTGACGTGGGGATGAGGCCGAGCAGAAGTGGTTTGGCCGGAGGAGgaacctccttctcctcctcctcccctgcaggGTGACCGTTTCACTGAGCGTGGCCATTTCCCCAAAACAGGGAGCTTGCCGCGCATGTGgggaggcagctcctgctgtccCTGCCATGGGTCAGTGCACCCCGAAGCAGCTCCAGGGACATTATCCCACCCATGTGTGGGTGCCATAGGATGTCTGGTGTGCATGGCCATGCGGGGAGGTGCAGGGGGGACGGCCCCACCCCTTCCTTGCTCCGCTGCTGAGCCGTGAGCACGTGGCACTGCCCCCCCTGCCAAGTCAGGTCTGTCCCCCTCCACGCATGGGGCTTTTCTGTCACACCtggcccccccaaaaccccttcTCAGGGGACATTAACCCTTCTCCCCAAGCAAATATCCCTCCCGGCTGCTCTGGGCTGGGTCTGCCGTCCCCAGGCGCTTCTCGGCTTTCCCCAACGGCGTGGGCTCCCTTGCGCAGGTGCTGGCTCACCAGCCAGGAGGTTCACTACGGCACCCTGTGCTACGCTGGCCTCATCCTGCTCATCAACACCCTGGTGCTGCTCATCGTCATGAGGATGCTGAGGAGCAGGCGGCACCAGAAGGGGATGGCGAGGAAGGACTGGGTGACGGTGCTGGGGCTCACCTACCTGCTGGGCACCACCTGGGGCCTGGCCTTCTTCAGCTTCGGCGTCTTCTTCATCCCCCAGCTCTACCTCTTCACCATCCTCAACTCCCTGCAGGGTCAGTGGGAGCACCAGGC contains:
- the ADGRG5 gene encoding adhesion G-protein coupled receptor G5, with the protein product MKAPPLATLVLALAAAAPQFNGTNGMEQEVAALDSRLRGDCGSPRDKEARLSELEQKLAEADFQQESLTFRFAAIQTHVFKFRAQDFRGLNVTSEMAQDREQRSTPWHAMRFPAELMKGVRAREVEQKLVCIYIHSPCIFQDARNSSVLNNNILGAFLRNSRVTNLSRPVEIQFHHNKVLDTSNATCVFWLADAGGRDWGSWSSEGCETRHSPGTVLCQCNHLTYFAVLLITSGNISQAELVSLTYISIVGCSISAAASLFTILLYCIFRRRKSDDTTKIHMNLLGALFLLNSGFLLSEPLALASVGLCRAAAAFLHGCLLCTFAWMAAEAFHLYLLLIKVYNVYVRRYLLKLCLFGWGLPALVVISILLFKKDAYGYHDIETGDGYKNATMCWLTSQEVHYGTLCYAGLILLINTLVLLIVMRMLRSRRHQKGMARKDWVTVLGLTYLLGTTWGLAFFSFGVFFIPQLYLFTILNSLQGLFICLWYHTVHRRTDRDSSSTTSNTTK